A single genomic interval of Littorina saxatilis isolate snail1 linkage group LG17, US_GU_Lsax_2.0, whole genome shotgun sequence harbors:
- the LOC138952606 gene encoding WD repeat-containing protein 64-like translates to MTGLMKNKEEPAWVTGCDYLPGIRRVACCTERSIAIWDNRAKGKSQHIFIIKPIEHSPQCMTYVPSPQGSHEDVVLFGDDQGYVNVLAISAKDLNMKNSKGEKRNSQNVTIEPSKLSNPIVRRKIHGDWVLKVKYFPDLRCFASCSPSSQQSFVLEEPERLHDNGEVRGVSIPKGVNCFDYCARANIIATGGVDKIIRVWHPHIFSRPTGMRIVLNLNNRP, encoded by the exons atgacaggtctaatgaaaaacaaagag GAGCCTGCGTGGGTGACGGGGTGCGACTATCTACCCGGAATAAGACGGGTGGCCTGCTGTACAGAACGCAGCATAGCCATATGGGACAACAGAGCCAAAGGCAAATCACAG CACATCTTCATCATCAAGCCCATCGAGCACTCCCCGCAGTGCATGACCTACGTCCCCAGCCCGCAAGGCAGTCACGAGGACGTCGTGCTCTTCGGGGACGACCAGGGCTACGTCAACGTGCTGGCCATCAGTGCCAAGGACCTCAACATGAAGAACTCCAAAGGCGAGAAGAGGAACTCCCAGAACGTCACCATTGAGCCCTCCAAGCTCTCAAA CCCAATCGTTAGACGAAAAATACATGGGGACTGGGTCTTAAAG GTGAAGTACTTCCCGGATCTGCGTTGTTTTGCGTCCTGTTCCCCGAGCAGTCAGCAGTCCTTTGTACTTGAGGAACCAGAGAGGCTTCATGACAACGG AGAGGTGCGAGGGGTGTCCATACCCAAAGGGGTCAACTGTTTTGACTACTGTGCACGTGCAAATATCATAGCCACGGGAGGAGTGGACAAAATCATCCGCGTCTGGCATCCCCACATTTTCTCCAGACCTACGGGTATGAGGatagttttgaatctgaataataggccgtga